One Microlunatus soli genomic window carries:
- a CDS encoding response regulator transcription factor, which produces MADGDERRVAVIIEDDADIANLLAAVLAEAGFESHQTADGVEGIEAIKEYEPILTTLDISLPGIDGFEVARRIREFSSTYIIMLSARTDEIDTLMGLDSGADDYVTKPFRPRELRARVEAMLRRMRRTPGSPLGGEPDPATTGTEQGGEEGGWLSHNGLRMHPQMRLSELDGDPVELTRSEFDLMLAILERQRRVITKNELVLELRGDGSTGGYISDNDRRAVEVHLANLRRKLGDPVGKPRFVQTVRGVGYRLAPDED; this is translated from the coding sequence ATGGCAGACGGGGACGAACGTCGTGTAGCGGTCATCATCGAGGACGACGCCGACATCGCGAACCTGCTCGCCGCCGTGCTCGCAGAAGCGGGCTTCGAGTCGCATCAGACGGCCGACGGTGTCGAGGGGATCGAGGCGATCAAGGAGTACGAGCCGATCCTGACCACGCTCGACATCAGCCTGCCCGGGATCGACGGCTTCGAGGTCGCCCGGCGGATCCGCGAATTCAGCTCGACCTACATCATCATGTTGTCGGCCCGGACCGATGAGATCGACACCTTGATGGGGCTGGACTCCGGCGCCGACGACTATGTCACCAAGCCGTTCCGGCCCAGGGAACTGCGGGCTCGGGTGGAGGCGATGTTGCGGCGGATGCGTCGGACTCCGGGCAGTCCGCTCGGCGGCGAGCCGGATCCGGCGACAACGGGTACCGAACAGGGTGGCGAGGAAGGCGGCTGGCTGTCGCACAACGGACTGCGGATGCATCCGCAGATGCGGCTGAGCGAGTTGGACGGCGATCCCGTCGAGCTGACCCGCAGCGAATTCGACCTGATGCTGGCGATCCTGGAGCGGCAGCGCCGGGTGATCACCAAGAACGAACTGGTGCTCGAACTCCGCGGCGACGGCAGCACCGGCGGCTACATCAGCGACAACGACCGCCGCGCGGTCGAGGTCCACCTGGCCAATCTGCGGCGCAAGCTGGGTGATCCGGTCGGCAAACCGCGCTTCGTCCAGACCGTCCGTGGCGTCGGCTACCGGCTCGCGCCGGACGAGGACTGA
- a CDS encoding sugar phosphate isomerase/epimerase family protein, whose amino-acid sequence MFKIGFSTLGCPGYSVEQVAALARDNGFDGVEIRFIRGVVDLATLEEFSAGRIADTAKIFADAGVEVSCIDTSVRFGSGDPDELATQREIAKINCEIAGALGARYIRVFGGTRPADADPDTSLQTIADGLGTVADDAHAAGIEALLETHDDFCTAATVQPLLDRTSDRLGVLWDFMHSFRNGESAEQTWSALGPRIRQVHVKDGSVATPEKFDLVLTGTGIVPLGDAIRVLRAADFTGYVDFEWEKAWHPEIEPPEVAIPHFRQALQTLISGQEN is encoded by the coding sequence ATGTTCAAGATCGGATTCAGTACGCTCGGCTGCCCGGGCTACAGCGTGGAGCAGGTGGCTGCGCTGGCCCGTGACAACGGCTTCGACGGCGTGGAGATCCGATTCATCCGCGGCGTGGTCGACCTGGCCACCCTGGAGGAGTTCTCCGCCGGCCGGATCGCCGACACCGCGAAGATCTTCGCCGATGCGGGTGTCGAGGTCAGCTGCATCGACACCAGTGTCCGGTTCGGTTCCGGCGATCCCGACGAACTGGCAACCCAGCGCGAGATCGCCAAGATCAACTGCGAGATCGCCGGTGCGCTCGGCGCCCGCTACATCCGCGTCTTCGGCGGCACCCGGCCGGCCGACGCCGATCCCGACACGTCGCTGCAGACGATCGCCGACGGCCTCGGCACGGTCGCCGACGACGCCCACGCGGCAGGGATCGAGGCATTGCTGGAGACCCACGACGACTTCTGCACCGCCGCGACGGTCCAGCCATTGTTGGACCGGACCAGCGACCGTCTGGGCGTCCTGTGGGACTTCATGCACAGCTTCCGCAACGGAGAGTCCGCCGAGCAGACCTGGTCGGCCCTGGGCCCGAGGATCCGCCAGGTGCACGTCAAGGACGGCAGCGTCGCCACCCCGGAGAAGTTCGACCTGGTCCTGACCGGCACCGGCATCGTCCCCCTCGGGGACGCAATCCGCGTACTCCGAGCCGCCGACTTCACCGGCTACGTCGACTTCGAATGGGAAAAGGCCTGGCACCCCGAGATCGAACCCCCCGAGGTCGCCATCCCGCACTTCCGCCAGGCCCTCCAAACCCTCATCTCCGGCCAGGAGAACTAA
- a CDS encoding LysR family transcriptional regulator: MLSGRVPDLSAMQLLSAVDRTGSLSAAAQEMGYSQQAASSRMRSLESQLGAELVHRSPTGSQLTQTGRLVAGWAQDVLSAAERMDFGLAALRERRATRMRIAASLTTSAHLVPTWLVELHRQQLRVGAKPTDVELITGNSSKVVDLVRNDKAAIGFIETPELPRDLKCRVIAEDELVLVVAPGHPWARRRGGVSLEQVAKTPLVTREPGSGTRRALELILAKALPDAEIAEPAVELSTEGAVNAAIGGGLAPGVLSRLSVADELALGRLRSVKIRDHDLTRPLAAIWRTGRYPTQGPGRDLVAIAAA; the protein is encoded by the coding sequence GACCGAACCGGCAGTCTCTCTGCCGCTGCCCAGGAGATGGGCTACTCCCAGCAGGCGGCATCGTCACGGATGCGTTCGTTGGAATCCCAACTGGGTGCCGAGCTGGTCCACCGCAGCCCGACCGGTTCGCAGCTGACCCAGACCGGTCGGCTCGTCGCCGGTTGGGCTCAGGATGTGTTGTCGGCGGCCGAGCGGATGGACTTCGGCCTTGCCGCGCTCCGTGAACGACGGGCGACGCGGATGCGGATCGCGGCGAGTCTGACCACCTCGGCACACCTGGTGCCGACCTGGCTGGTCGAGCTGCATCGCCAACAGCTGCGGGTCGGAGCGAAGCCGACCGACGTCGAATTGATCACCGGCAACAGCTCCAAGGTCGTCGACCTGGTCCGCAACGACAAGGCCGCGATCGGCTTCATCGAGACTCCCGAGCTGCCGCGCGATCTGAAGTGCCGGGTGATCGCCGAGGACGAGCTGGTGCTGGTCGTCGCACCCGGACATCCTTGGGCTCGCCGGCGTGGCGGGGTCTCCCTGGAACAGGTCGCCAAGACCCCACTGGTCACCCGTGAGCCCGGGTCCGGAACCCGCCGCGCCCTGGAGCTCATCCTGGCCAAGGCGTTGCCGGACGCCGAAATCGCCGAACCGGCCGTGGAGCTGAGCACCGAGGGTGCGGTCAACGCCGCCATCGGCGGCGGCCTGGCACCCGGTGTGCTGAGCCGACTGTCGGTCGCCGACGAACTGGCCCTCGGCCGGCTCCGTTCGGTGAAGATCCGCGACCACGACCTGACCCGCCCACTGGCCGCGATCTGGCGCACCGGCCGCTACCCGACCCAAGGCCCCGGCCGCGACCTGGTCGCCATCGCCGCCGCCTGA